The following coding sequences lie in one Crassostrea angulata isolate pt1a10 chromosome 10, ASM2561291v2, whole genome shotgun sequence genomic window:
- the LOC128165574 gene encoding uncharacterized protein LOC128165574, whose amino-acid sequence MDKFISNVDCQKWLNVYRLYGTGFKMKMAKMKSEKGKELKVLDSWFQNELPAAIQERNEKYVTKMELCELMKWKLSKGKFRPRLQQMVESNSEDLIISASKKAFKHLPNLKKAIEELTVLKAVGPATASAVLTAGAPDQAAFMADESMQALPGLMPLQYTLGFYLQYMDQIKQILKILQKEDKTWTAHQVELTLWTFQFLKLNDPPLLIEAMEGSSKRKQENSNGDAKSNKKLKSYILCALIVSVKSILKLK is encoded by the exons ATGGACAAGTTTATTTCAAACGTAGATTGTCAGAAATGGCTAAATGTTTATAGATTGTATGGGACtggatttaaaatgaaaatggcGAAAATGAAGTCAGAGAAAGGGAAGGAACTTAAAGTATTAGACTCATG gtTTCAAAATGAATTACCAGCAGCTATCCAAGAAAGGAATGAAAAGTATGTAACAAAAATGGAGTTATGTGAACTAATGAAGTGGAAGCTCTCT AAAGGCAAATTTCGCCCTCGACTCCAACAGATGGTCGAATCCAACTCTGAAGACCTAATCATATCAGCCAGTAAGAAAGCATTTAAACATTTGCCAAACTTGAAGAAGGCTATAGAAGAACTTACAGTTTTAAAAGCAGTTGGTCCTGCAACAGCCTCTG CTGTCCTAACTGCAGGTGCCCCTGACCAAGCAGCCTTCATGGCAGATGAGAGTATGCAGGCATTGCCAGGTTTAATGCCCTTACAGTATACCCTGGGATTTTACTTACAATATATGGAccaaattaaacaaatattaaaaattcttcaaaaag aGGATAAAACCTGGACTGCTCATCAAGTAGAACTGACACTGTGGACTTTCCAGTTCCTGAAGCTAAATGATCCACCTCTTCTGATTGAAGCAATGGAGGGCTCATCCAAACGAAAACAAGAAAATTCTAATGGAGATGCCAAGTCAAATAAAAAACTAAAATCTTATATCTTGTGTGCATTGATTGTTTCtgtaaaaagtattttaaaactaaaatga